In Quercus lobata isolate SW786 chromosome 12, ValleyOak3.0 Primary Assembly, whole genome shotgun sequence, a genomic segment contains:
- the LOC115971989 gene encoding COP9 signalosome complex subunit 3-like isoform X1 codes for MGTKIIKSLTLHILMLLVVGVSVISVYMRFKELVIILGTPMHVHVDLFLAAVWKLQNSSEHLTTLHPHFLHISLLVNCSKTGQSNLEEDISEVDHLDDLFLYCYYGLPKYTSSAAWRNLKSFCQPYIELANSYSTGEIAELEANIQTNKENFKRDQNLGPVELAVPSKGT; via the exons ATGGGCACTAAAATCATTAAATCACTcacattacacatattgatGTTATTAGTTGTCGGGGTTTCGGTCATATCTGTTTATATGAGGTTCAAGGAGCTGGTCATTATACTTGGAACGCCAATGCATGTGCATGTGGATCTGTTTCTGGCAGCTGTTTGGAAACTTCAGAATTCGTCAGAACATTTGACTACTTTGCATCCACATTTTCTTCACATTTCTTTATTGGTAAATTGTTCCAAAACTGGCCAATCAAATTTGGAGGAAGATATCTCTGAGGTTGATCATCTGGACGACCTTTTCCTCTACTGTTATTATGG TCTTCCTAAGTACACTTCTTCAGCTGCTTGGAGAAATCTAAAGAGCTTCTGTCAg CCCTACATTGAATTGGCGAATAGTTATAGCACTGGGGAAATTGCAGAATTAGAGGCGAACATCCAGACAAACAAGGAGAATTTTAAAAGA gacCAAAATCTTGGACCGGTGGAGCTGGCTGTACCTAGCAAAG
- the LOC115971989 gene encoding COP9 signalosome complex subunit 3-like isoform X2, with protein sequence MRFKELVIILGTPMHVHVDLFLAAVWKLQNSSEHLTTLHPHFLHISLLVNCSKTGQSNLEEDISEVDHLDDLFLYCYYGLPKYTSSAAWRNLKSFCQPYIELANSYSTGEIAELEANIQTNKENFKRDQNLGPVELAVPSKGT encoded by the exons ATGAGGTTCAAGGAGCTGGTCATTATACTTGGAACGCCAATGCATGTGCATGTGGATCTGTTTCTGGCAGCTGTTTGGAAACTTCAGAATTCGTCAGAACATTTGACTACTTTGCATCCACATTTTCTTCACATTTCTTTATTGGTAAATTGTTCCAAAACTGGCCAATCAAATTTGGAGGAAGATATCTCTGAGGTTGATCATCTGGACGACCTTTTCCTCTACTGTTATTATGG TCTTCCTAAGTACACTTCTTCAGCTGCTTGGAGAAATCTAAAGAGCTTCTGTCAg CCCTACATTGAATTGGCGAATAGTTATAGCACTGGGGAAATTGCAGAATTAGAGGCGAACATCCAGACAAACAAGGAGAATTTTAAAAGA gacCAAAATCTTGGACCGGTGGAGCTGGCTGTACCTAGCAAAG